In one window of Nerophis ophidion isolate RoL-2023_Sa linkage group LG05, RoL_Noph_v1.0, whole genome shotgun sequence DNA:
- the nus1 gene encoding dehydrodolichyl diphosphate synthase complex subunit nus1, with amino-acid sequence MAVLYSVLWRLLLFVLHSNRALLSWLRVALRSCNGRLWERAVAALLLPMSLVGFHDQRRKCNHNPEANGTLLAGNCARSRRHRWLTDGRALDKLPVHIGLLVAEEEHSYTDIGNMVVWCMAIGISYVSIYDNHGIFRKDNSRLLEVILRQQKDLLGVEGSKYNVEFLSDCADEHQNHVLSCKPTVKVLSPEDGKQSIVHAAQQLCRSVENKERSFKDISVAMLDTLLREANNIPDPELVVKFGPVDSTLGFLPWHIRLTEFISLPSHRNISYEDLLCVLQRFGQCQQRLGQ; translated from the exons ATGGCGGTGTTGTATAGCGTCTTATGGCGGCTGCTGCTGTTCGTGCTTCACAGCAACAGAGCGCTTCTCTCCTGGCTGCGTGTGGCACTTCGGAGCTGCAATGGCCGGCTGTGGGAGCGTGCTGTGGCCGCGCTGCTCCTGCCCATGTCCCTAGTGGGCTTCCACGACCAGCGGAGGAAATGTAATCACAACCCCGAAGCGAATGGCACTCTGCTTGCCGGAAACTGTGCTCGCAGCCGGCGACACCGGTGGCTGACCGACGGCAGAGCTTTGGACAAGTTGCCGGTGCACATCGGCCTCTTGGTAGCCGAAGAAGAGCACAGCTACACGGACATTGGCAACATGGTGGTGTGGTGCATGGCGATTGGAATATCCTATGTCAGCATCTATGACAATCACG GGATATTCCGGAAGGACAACTCGAGGCTGCTGGAGGTGATACTGAGACAACAAAAGGATCTGCTAGGTGTGGAAGGATCCAAATACAATGTAGAATTCCTCAGTGATTGTGCTGATGAACACCAAAATCACG TGTTGTCATGCAAGCCCACAGTGAAGGTCTTGTCTCCAGAAGATGGCAAGCAGAGTATTGTTCACGCAGCACAGCAACTCTGTCGCTCTGTAGAGAACAAAGAGAGAAGCTTCAAAGACATTAGTGTCGCCATGCTGGACACACTGCTAAGAG AGGCAAATAATATTCCAGATCCTGAGCTGGTGGTCAAGTTTGGTCCAGTAGATAGCACTCTGGGTTTCCTCCCCTGGCACATCAGACTCACTGAATTCAT CTCGCTGCCGTCACACAGAAACATCTCATATGAGGACTTACTGTGCGTCTTGCAGCGCTTCGGCCAATGTCAGCAGAGGCTGGGCCAGTGA